One segment of Odontesthes bonariensis isolate fOdoBon6 chromosome 1, fOdoBon6.hap1, whole genome shotgun sequence DNA contains the following:
- the LOC142384384 gene encoding serine protease 23-like, protein MRSRATLPRLSILLCLLFLAPVSSSRPQWILQRVPVVLPQQTDARPAPNFLSPARLDVISPCDPECHKKAPRPSYWDLRHLLAFETLHSDGQLTETSIGIYGYKPTSNTSSEYSTGTAGKAERSHVRRKRQIFGHDGRFSIAGQNFLLKYPFSVAVKLSTGCSGTLVGDRHVLTAAHCVHDGKNYVKGAQKLRVGFLKPKHRETQYSSIYLPSNFTNHIEGGPAPYTPPINDKMKFQWIRAKRTHVPKGWIKGNANDIGMDYDYALLELKKPHKRRHMKLGVSPPAQRLPGRRVHFSGFDNDRAGKLVYRFCPAGEETTDLLYQHCDAQPGASGSGVYARMWDGRRRRWERKVIGVFSGHQWVERQGASHEFNVAVRITPLKYAQICYWIKGNFVDCREG, encoded by the exons ATGCGCTCCCGTGCAACGCTCCCCCG GCTTAGCATCCTCCTATGTCTCCTTTTCCTTGCTCCCGTTTCCTCCTCACGGCCTCAGTGGATTCTCCAGCGTGTCCCTGTGGTCCTACCCCAGCAGACGGATGCTCGACCAGCTCCTAACTTCCTGTCTCCGGCTCGCTTAGATGTCATCTccccctgtgaccctgaatGCCACAAGAAAGCCCCTCGCCCGAGCTACTGGGACTTGCGGCATCTTCTGGCCTTTGAGACTCTGCATTCTGATGGTCAACTCACTGAGACATCCATTGGGATTTATGGCTACAAACCCACTTCCAACACCAGCTCAGAATACTCCACTGGAACTGCCGGAAAGGCAGAGCGATCACACGTCAGAAGAAAGCGACAGATCTTTGGCCATGATGGACGTTTCAGCATTGCGGGGCAGAACTTCTTGCTTAAATATCCATTCTCAGTGGCTGTTAAACTGTCAACTGGATGTTCTGGTACACTGGTGGGGGACCGTCATGTACTCACAGCTGCTCATTGTGTCCATGATGGTAAAAATTATGTAAAAGGAGCCCAGAAGCTTCGGGTTGGCTTTTTAAAACCTAAGCATCGAGAAACACAATATTCTTCCATTTACCTTCCCTCCAACTTTACCAATCACATTGAGGGAGGCCCTGCTCCATACACCCCACCGATCAACGACAAGATGAAGTTCCAGTGGATCAGAGCCAAACGCACCCATGTTCCGAAAGGATGGATTAAAGGAAATGCCAATGACATTGGGATGGACTATGACTACGCTTTGCTCGAACTCAAGAAACCCCACAAACGACGTCACATGAAGTTGGGGGTTAGCCCCCCAGCTCAGAGACTGCCTGGTCGTCGAGTTCACTTTTCAGGATTTGATAATGACCGTGCAGGAAAGCTTGTGTATCGGTTCTGTCCAGCCGGAGAGGAGACTACGGACTTGTTGTACCAGCACTGTGATGCTCAGCCCGGGGCCAGTGGCTCGGGAGTCTACGCCCGGATGTGGGATGGGCGACGCCGGCGCTGGGAGCGAAAGGTGATAGGTGTGTTTTCTGGGCATCAGTGGGTAGAACGACAAGGGGCATCTCACGAATTTAATGTAGCGGTAAGAATCACACCTCTAAAATATGCGCAGATCTGCTACTGGATAAAAGGAAACTTTGTGGACTGCAGAGAGGGGTGA